One stretch of Lucilia cuprina isolate Lc7/37 chromosome 6, ASM2204524v1, whole genome shotgun sequence DNA includes these proteins:
- the LOC111688799 gene encoding activin receptor type-1 isoform X1, with translation MAAIIKLIYLLTILCVKNAKGEISNRLLDENQENMDLEVSHSNSKEISVAPVQNSIQTHPRRHSKSKRRMKRRFKCYSCEPPCRDPSQHAHMCQNAIQCYKSRTRDAFGEERVTRGCTTTPDQIPLICNQNTINTMGGPRKRNTQAYINVVCCAGDYCNDGEFPELPPLNAEVTHLSADSSNLLKMTFAILGPFVIISILAYIAIYFIRRTHRKRLEYSRAKQDPDSYLVNDELLRVTSAGDSTLREYLQHSVTSGSGSGLPLLIQRTLAKQVTLVECIGRGKYGEVWRGHWHGENIAVKIFFSRDEESWKRETEIYSTVLLRHENILGFIGSDMTSRNSCTQLWLLTHYYPHGSLFDHLNRNALSHRDMILICLSIANGLVHLHTEIFGTEGKPAMAHRDLKSKNILVKPNGTCVIADFGLAVMHSNVTGKLDLGNNPKVGTKRYMAPEILDESIDMHNFEALRRTDIYALGLVLWEVCRRTISCGIAEEYKVPFYDVVPSDPSFEDMRKVVCIDNYRPSIPNRWSSDPLLAGMSKLMKECWHQNPNVRLPALRIKKTIHKLASADEKLRLDYDEVCV, from the exons ATGGCTgccattataaaattaatttatttgttgacaATTTTATGCGTAAAAAATGCAAAAG GTGAAATAAGTAATCGTTTATTAGACGAAAATCAGGAAAATATGGATTTGGAAGTGTCACACTCAAACAGCAAGGAAATTTCAGTAGCGCCTGTACAGAATTCTATACAAACACATCCCAG GAGACATTCAAAATCGAAAAGACGCATGAAAAGAAG ATTTAAATGTTATTCATGTGAACCTCCGTGTCGTGATCCCTCACAGCATGCCCATATGTGCCAGAATGCCATACAG TGTTATAAGTCACGAACACGCGATGCTTTTGGCGAAGAACGAGTTACTCGAGGTTGTACTACGACTCCAGATCAAATTCCTTTAATATGTAATCAGAATACAATAAATACCATGGGTGGGCCTCGTAAACGTAATACTCAAGCTTATATAAATGTTGTATGCTGTGCCGGCGATTATTGCAATGATGGTGAATTTCCGGAATTACCTCCATTAAATG cTGAAGTAACACATTTAAGCGCTGACAGTAGCAACTTACTAAAGATGACGTTTGCTATATTGGGACCATTTGTCATTATCTCTATACTAGCCTATATAGCAATATACTTCATTCGTCGAACACATCGTAAGCGCTTAGAATACTCAAGAGCTAAACAAGATCCAGATTCCTATTTAGTAAATGATGAACTATTACGCGTCACCAGTGCTGGAGATAGTACTCTAAGG GAATATTTACAACATTCAGTCACATCGGGTTCGGGCTCAGGATTACCATTACTTATACAACGAACACTAGCCAAACAGGTAACACTGGTTGAGTGTATTGGACGAGGCAAATATGGTGAAGTATGGCGTGGTCATTGGCATGGTGAAAATATTGCTGTGAAAATCTTTTTTAGTCGAGACGAAGAATCCTGGAAACGTGAAACCGAAATTTATAG TACCGTTTTATTGAGGCACGAAAATATTTTAGGTTTTATTGGTTCAGATATGACCTCTCGCAATTCTTGCACCCAATTATGGCTGCTAACACATTATTATCCTCATGGCTCCCTATTCGATCATTTAAACAGAAATGCCTTAAGCCATCGTGATATGATTTTAATTTGTCTATCGATAGCAAATGGTTTGGTACATTTGCACACCGAAATATTTGGTACAGAG GGAAAACCTGCTATGGCTCATCgtgatttaaaatcaaaaaatatattagttaaACCAAATGGTACATGTGTCATTGCTGACTTTGGTTTAGCTGTTATGCATTCAAATGTTACCGGCAAATTAGATTTGGGCAATAATCCCAAAGTGGGCACTAAACGTTATATGGCACCGGAAATTTTAGACGAAAG taTTGACATGCATAATTTCGAAGCTTTACGACGCACTGATATTTATGCCTTGGGTTTAGTATTATGGGAAGTATGCAGACGGACTATATCATGTGGCATTGCTGAGGAGTATAAAGTGCCATTCTATGATGTGGTACCTTCCGATCCCAGCTTTGAGGATATGCGCAAGGTTGTTTGTATAGACAATTATAGACCTTCGATACCCAATCGTTGGAGTTCAGATCCA CTTTTGGCGGGCATGTCAAAACTTATGAAAGAATGCTGGCATCAAAATCCAAATGTACGCTTACCTGCCTTGCGTATTAAAAAGACTATACATAAATTGGCTTCCGCAGATGAAAAACTGCGTTTAGATTATGATGAAGTTTGTGTTTAA
- the LOC111688799 gene encoding activin receptor type-1 isoform X2, which produces MAAIIKLIYLLTILCVKNAKGEISNRLLDENQENMDLEVSHSNSKEISVAPVQNSIQTHPRFKCYSCEPPCRDPSQHAHMCQNAIQCYKSRTRDAFGEERVTRGCTTTPDQIPLICNQNTINTMGGPRKRNTQAYINVVCCAGDYCNDGEFPELPPLNAEVTHLSADSSNLLKMTFAILGPFVIISILAYIAIYFIRRTHRKRLEYSRAKQDPDSYLVNDELLRVTSAGDSTLREYLQHSVTSGSGSGLPLLIQRTLAKQVTLVECIGRGKYGEVWRGHWHGENIAVKIFFSRDEESWKRETEIYSTVLLRHENILGFIGSDMTSRNSCTQLWLLTHYYPHGSLFDHLNRNALSHRDMILICLSIANGLVHLHTEIFGTEGKPAMAHRDLKSKNILVKPNGTCVIADFGLAVMHSNVTGKLDLGNNPKVGTKRYMAPEILDESIDMHNFEALRRTDIYALGLVLWEVCRRTISCGIAEEYKVPFYDVVPSDPSFEDMRKVVCIDNYRPSIPNRWSSDPLLAGMSKLMKECWHQNPNVRLPALRIKKTIHKLASADEKLRLDYDEVCV; this is translated from the exons ATGGCTgccattataaaattaatttatttgttgacaATTTTATGCGTAAAAAATGCAAAAG GTGAAATAAGTAATCGTTTATTAGACGAAAATCAGGAAAATATGGATTTGGAAGTGTCACACTCAAACAGCAAGGAAATTTCAGTAGCGCCTGTACAGAATTCTATACAAACACATCCCAG ATTTAAATGTTATTCATGTGAACCTCCGTGTCGTGATCCCTCACAGCATGCCCATATGTGCCAGAATGCCATACAG TGTTATAAGTCACGAACACGCGATGCTTTTGGCGAAGAACGAGTTACTCGAGGTTGTACTACGACTCCAGATCAAATTCCTTTAATATGTAATCAGAATACAATAAATACCATGGGTGGGCCTCGTAAACGTAATACTCAAGCTTATATAAATGTTGTATGCTGTGCCGGCGATTATTGCAATGATGGTGAATTTCCGGAATTACCTCCATTAAATG cTGAAGTAACACATTTAAGCGCTGACAGTAGCAACTTACTAAAGATGACGTTTGCTATATTGGGACCATTTGTCATTATCTCTATACTAGCCTATATAGCAATATACTTCATTCGTCGAACACATCGTAAGCGCTTAGAATACTCAAGAGCTAAACAAGATCCAGATTCCTATTTAGTAAATGATGAACTATTACGCGTCACCAGTGCTGGAGATAGTACTCTAAGG GAATATTTACAACATTCAGTCACATCGGGTTCGGGCTCAGGATTACCATTACTTATACAACGAACACTAGCCAAACAGGTAACACTGGTTGAGTGTATTGGACGAGGCAAATATGGTGAAGTATGGCGTGGTCATTGGCATGGTGAAAATATTGCTGTGAAAATCTTTTTTAGTCGAGACGAAGAATCCTGGAAACGTGAAACCGAAATTTATAG TACCGTTTTATTGAGGCACGAAAATATTTTAGGTTTTATTGGTTCAGATATGACCTCTCGCAATTCTTGCACCCAATTATGGCTGCTAACACATTATTATCCTCATGGCTCCCTATTCGATCATTTAAACAGAAATGCCTTAAGCCATCGTGATATGATTTTAATTTGTCTATCGATAGCAAATGGTTTGGTACATTTGCACACCGAAATATTTGGTACAGAG GGAAAACCTGCTATGGCTCATCgtgatttaaaatcaaaaaatatattagttaaACCAAATGGTACATGTGTCATTGCTGACTTTGGTTTAGCTGTTATGCATTCAAATGTTACCGGCAAATTAGATTTGGGCAATAATCCCAAAGTGGGCACTAAACGTTATATGGCACCGGAAATTTTAGACGAAAG taTTGACATGCATAATTTCGAAGCTTTACGACGCACTGATATTTATGCCTTGGGTTTAGTATTATGGGAAGTATGCAGACGGACTATATCATGTGGCATTGCTGAGGAGTATAAAGTGCCATTCTATGATGTGGTACCTTCCGATCCCAGCTTTGAGGATATGCGCAAGGTTGTTTGTATAGACAATTATAGACCTTCGATACCCAATCGTTGGAGTTCAGATCCA CTTTTGGCGGGCATGTCAAAACTTATGAAAGAATGCTGGCATCAAAATCCAAATGTACGCTTACCTGCCTTGCGTATTAAAAAGACTATACATAAATTGGCTTCCGCAGATGAAAAACTGCGTTTAGATTATGATGAAGTTTGTGTTTAA
- the LOC111688799 gene encoding activin receptor type-1 isoform X3, with protein MDLEVSHSNSKEISVAPVQNSIQTHPRRHSKSKRRMKRRFKCYSCEPPCRDPSQHAHMCQNAIQCYKSRTRDAFGEERVTRGCTTTPDQIPLICNQNTINTMGGPRKRNTQAYINVVCCAGDYCNDGEFPELPPLNAEVTHLSADSSNLLKMTFAILGPFVIISILAYIAIYFIRRTHRKRLEYSRAKQDPDSYLVNDELLRVTSAGDSTLREYLQHSVTSGSGSGLPLLIQRTLAKQVTLVECIGRGKYGEVWRGHWHGENIAVKIFFSRDEESWKRETEIYSTVLLRHENILGFIGSDMTSRNSCTQLWLLTHYYPHGSLFDHLNRNALSHRDMILICLSIANGLVHLHTEIFGTEGKPAMAHRDLKSKNILVKPNGTCVIADFGLAVMHSNVTGKLDLGNNPKVGTKRYMAPEILDESIDMHNFEALRRTDIYALGLVLWEVCRRTISCGIAEEYKVPFYDVVPSDPSFEDMRKVVCIDNYRPSIPNRWSSDPLLAGMSKLMKECWHQNPNVRLPALRIKKTIHKLASADEKLRLDYDEVCV; from the exons ATGGATTTGGAAGTGTCACACTCAAACAGCAAGGAAATTTCAGTAGCGCCTGTACAGAATTCTATACAAACACATCCCAG GAGACATTCAAAATCGAAAAGACGCATGAAAAGAAG ATTTAAATGTTATTCATGTGAACCTCCGTGTCGTGATCCCTCACAGCATGCCCATATGTGCCAGAATGCCATACAG TGTTATAAGTCACGAACACGCGATGCTTTTGGCGAAGAACGAGTTACTCGAGGTTGTACTACGACTCCAGATCAAATTCCTTTAATATGTAATCAGAATACAATAAATACCATGGGTGGGCCTCGTAAACGTAATACTCAAGCTTATATAAATGTTGTATGCTGTGCCGGCGATTATTGCAATGATGGTGAATTTCCGGAATTACCTCCATTAAATG cTGAAGTAACACATTTAAGCGCTGACAGTAGCAACTTACTAAAGATGACGTTTGCTATATTGGGACCATTTGTCATTATCTCTATACTAGCCTATATAGCAATATACTTCATTCGTCGAACACATCGTAAGCGCTTAGAATACTCAAGAGCTAAACAAGATCCAGATTCCTATTTAGTAAATGATGAACTATTACGCGTCACCAGTGCTGGAGATAGTACTCTAAGG GAATATTTACAACATTCAGTCACATCGGGTTCGGGCTCAGGATTACCATTACTTATACAACGAACACTAGCCAAACAGGTAACACTGGTTGAGTGTATTGGACGAGGCAAATATGGTGAAGTATGGCGTGGTCATTGGCATGGTGAAAATATTGCTGTGAAAATCTTTTTTAGTCGAGACGAAGAATCCTGGAAACGTGAAACCGAAATTTATAG TACCGTTTTATTGAGGCACGAAAATATTTTAGGTTTTATTGGTTCAGATATGACCTCTCGCAATTCTTGCACCCAATTATGGCTGCTAACACATTATTATCCTCATGGCTCCCTATTCGATCATTTAAACAGAAATGCCTTAAGCCATCGTGATATGATTTTAATTTGTCTATCGATAGCAAATGGTTTGGTACATTTGCACACCGAAATATTTGGTACAGAG GGAAAACCTGCTATGGCTCATCgtgatttaaaatcaaaaaatatattagttaaACCAAATGGTACATGTGTCATTGCTGACTTTGGTTTAGCTGTTATGCATTCAAATGTTACCGGCAAATTAGATTTGGGCAATAATCCCAAAGTGGGCACTAAACGTTATATGGCACCGGAAATTTTAGACGAAAG taTTGACATGCATAATTTCGAAGCTTTACGACGCACTGATATTTATGCCTTGGGTTTAGTATTATGGGAAGTATGCAGACGGACTATATCATGTGGCATTGCTGAGGAGTATAAAGTGCCATTCTATGATGTGGTACCTTCCGATCCCAGCTTTGAGGATATGCGCAAGGTTGTTTGTATAGACAATTATAGACCTTCGATACCCAATCGTTGGAGTTCAGATCCA CTTTTGGCGGGCATGTCAAAACTTATGAAAGAATGCTGGCATCAAAATCCAAATGTACGCTTACCTGCCTTGCGTATTAAAAAGACTATACATAAATTGGCTTCCGCAGATGAAAAACTGCGTTTAGATTATGATGAAGTTTGTGTTTAA
- the LOC111688799 gene encoding activin receptor type-1 isoform X4 gives MDLEVSHSNSKEISVAPVQNSIQTHPRFKCYSCEPPCRDPSQHAHMCQNAIQCYKSRTRDAFGEERVTRGCTTTPDQIPLICNQNTINTMGGPRKRNTQAYINVVCCAGDYCNDGEFPELPPLNAEVTHLSADSSNLLKMTFAILGPFVIISILAYIAIYFIRRTHRKRLEYSRAKQDPDSYLVNDELLRVTSAGDSTLREYLQHSVTSGSGSGLPLLIQRTLAKQVTLVECIGRGKYGEVWRGHWHGENIAVKIFFSRDEESWKRETEIYSTVLLRHENILGFIGSDMTSRNSCTQLWLLTHYYPHGSLFDHLNRNALSHRDMILICLSIANGLVHLHTEIFGTEGKPAMAHRDLKSKNILVKPNGTCVIADFGLAVMHSNVTGKLDLGNNPKVGTKRYMAPEILDESIDMHNFEALRRTDIYALGLVLWEVCRRTISCGIAEEYKVPFYDVVPSDPSFEDMRKVVCIDNYRPSIPNRWSSDPLLAGMSKLMKECWHQNPNVRLPALRIKKTIHKLASADEKLRLDYDEVCV, from the exons ATGGATTTGGAAGTGTCACACTCAAACAGCAAGGAAATTTCAGTAGCGCCTGTACAGAATTCTATACAAACACATCCCAG ATTTAAATGTTATTCATGTGAACCTCCGTGTCGTGATCCCTCACAGCATGCCCATATGTGCCAGAATGCCATACAG TGTTATAAGTCACGAACACGCGATGCTTTTGGCGAAGAACGAGTTACTCGAGGTTGTACTACGACTCCAGATCAAATTCCTTTAATATGTAATCAGAATACAATAAATACCATGGGTGGGCCTCGTAAACGTAATACTCAAGCTTATATAAATGTTGTATGCTGTGCCGGCGATTATTGCAATGATGGTGAATTTCCGGAATTACCTCCATTAAATG cTGAAGTAACACATTTAAGCGCTGACAGTAGCAACTTACTAAAGATGACGTTTGCTATATTGGGACCATTTGTCATTATCTCTATACTAGCCTATATAGCAATATACTTCATTCGTCGAACACATCGTAAGCGCTTAGAATACTCAAGAGCTAAACAAGATCCAGATTCCTATTTAGTAAATGATGAACTATTACGCGTCACCAGTGCTGGAGATAGTACTCTAAGG GAATATTTACAACATTCAGTCACATCGGGTTCGGGCTCAGGATTACCATTACTTATACAACGAACACTAGCCAAACAGGTAACACTGGTTGAGTGTATTGGACGAGGCAAATATGGTGAAGTATGGCGTGGTCATTGGCATGGTGAAAATATTGCTGTGAAAATCTTTTTTAGTCGAGACGAAGAATCCTGGAAACGTGAAACCGAAATTTATAG TACCGTTTTATTGAGGCACGAAAATATTTTAGGTTTTATTGGTTCAGATATGACCTCTCGCAATTCTTGCACCCAATTATGGCTGCTAACACATTATTATCCTCATGGCTCCCTATTCGATCATTTAAACAGAAATGCCTTAAGCCATCGTGATATGATTTTAATTTGTCTATCGATAGCAAATGGTTTGGTACATTTGCACACCGAAATATTTGGTACAGAG GGAAAACCTGCTATGGCTCATCgtgatttaaaatcaaaaaatatattagttaaACCAAATGGTACATGTGTCATTGCTGACTTTGGTTTAGCTGTTATGCATTCAAATGTTACCGGCAAATTAGATTTGGGCAATAATCCCAAAGTGGGCACTAAACGTTATATGGCACCGGAAATTTTAGACGAAAG taTTGACATGCATAATTTCGAAGCTTTACGACGCACTGATATTTATGCCTTGGGTTTAGTATTATGGGAAGTATGCAGACGGACTATATCATGTGGCATTGCTGAGGAGTATAAAGTGCCATTCTATGATGTGGTACCTTCCGATCCCAGCTTTGAGGATATGCGCAAGGTTGTTTGTATAGACAATTATAGACCTTCGATACCCAATCGTTGGAGTTCAGATCCA CTTTTGGCGGGCATGTCAAAACTTATGAAAGAATGCTGGCATCAAAATCCAAATGTACGCTTACCTGCCTTGCGTATTAAAAAGACTATACATAAATTGGCTTCCGCAGATGAAAAACTGCGTTTAGATTATGATGAAGTTTGTGTTTAA
- the LOC111688849 gene encoding DNA ligase 1 isoform X1 encodes MAMLAEPRQRKRYNLIPRGKALYEDDSRFGTKMLEKMGWEKGKGLGAKEDGSKDFVRIRYKNDILGLGFEHRDDQWTQHEQSFNGLLKTLNNEVVDGDVNKKQYNGNESEAEDMPRMGFGFQDSSVNEEKKPKVEKLKEKISGISLEERSKQSKARVHYKKFTKGKDLAQYSEKDLANIFGKKAADEQKAANDFYSQLSSSFGKKSEERNDEQENNNDGVNIINTGVSVNDYFKNKMDAKNNRKSCPDGGENSLNMKSETNEEQLEEEELTKKQKKKCKKEKKEKQEEEKNEQEQEKKENTDGLMIYSNVSVTDYFKMKMEAIKNKKNGLNNAEKNVEDAKTNEQEQETEVIKKKKKNKKQPKDLEIEQDNGAIIKEKKSKKRKNNQDQETQNKNEMEKETEEPKKKEKKCKKANSEDVKELLSEKDTKNEKDKTKNNKAQEHILEHIEEVDITNKKLKKRKHKNSLEENSLPPDNTDDTTELVLTQEPNKKLKKKNKTKEPKEIIEIADSDIEEKPLDEKVDSLTQTKKKKLEKSNENLDKESSSSTANQTLNASEQAVNKPKNVKRKDVSAKKAFISDINVQMLDLNELKKKYQDYNIYPISSFCAEKFRNISLNDFTGSILPHIEGYGLDSDLQLDVQINKNDEERITNLWKGILNKYVQLEKPKKTYKHYVKEVINARKRKQRCPKLFIKTWQRKNAFQIV; translated from the exons atgGCTATGTTAGCTGAACCCAGACAACGGAAACGTTACAATTTGATACCCAGAGGAAAAGCATTGTATGAAG ATGATAGCCGTTTCGGTACAAAAATGCTCGAAAAGATGGGCTGGGAAAAGGGCAAAGGTTTGGGTGCTAAAGAAGATGGCTCAAAGGATTTCGTTAGAATTCGCTATAAAAATGATATTCTTGGTTTGGGTTTTGAACATCGTGACGATCAGTGGACACAACATGAGCAAAGTTTTAATGGTTTACTAAAAACTCTTAATAATGAAGTAGTTGATGGCGATGTCAATAAGAAACAATATAATGGTAATGAATCAGAAGCTGAGGATATGCCGCGCATGGGTTTTGGCTTCCAAGATAGTAGTGTCAATGaagaaaagaaaccaaaagtTGAAAAGCTTAAAGAGAAAATAAGTGGGATTTCCTTGGAGGAAAGATCTAAACAGAGTAAAGCACGTGTACACTATAAGAAATTTACCAAAGGCAAAGATTTAGCTCAATATAGCGAAAAGGATTTGGCcaatatttttggcaaaaaagcaGCAGATGAGCAGAAAGCCGCTAATGATTTCTATAGTCAACTAAGTAGCAGTTTTGGGAAAAAGTCGGAGGAAAGAAATGATGAACAAGAGAATAACAATGATggtgtaaatataataaataccgGTGTTTCGgtaaatgattattttaaaaataaaatggatgCTAAAAACAATCGCAAAAGTTGCCCCGACGGTGgggaaaatagtttaaatatgaAATCTGAAACTAACGAAGAACAATTAGAGGAAGAAGAACTTACAAAGAAGCAgaaaaagaaatgcaaaaaggAGAAAAAGGAAAAGcaagaagaagagaaaaatgaACAAGAGCAGGAAAAGAAGGAAAACACTGATGGCCTTATGATATACAGCAATGTATCCGTAactgattattttaaaatgaaaatggaggcaataaaaaataaaaagaatggGTTGAATAATGCAGAGAAAAATGTAGAAGACGCCAAAACAAATGAACAAGAACAGGAAACGGAGGTtattaagaaaaagaagaaaaacaaaaagcaacCTAAGGATTTGGAAATTGAACAAGATAATGGTGCTATCATTAAAGAGAAGAAatcaaaaaagagaaaaaataatcaAGATCAAGaaactcaaaataaaaatgaaatggaAAAAGAAACCGAAGAACCtaagaaaaaggaaaagaaatgcaaaaaagcTAATTCTGAAGATGTTAAAGAACTTTTATCagaaaaagatacaaaaaatgaaaaggataaaacaaaaaacaacaaagcacAAGAACACATTTTGGAACATATTGAAGAAGTcgatataacaaataaaaagttaaagaagagaaaacacaaaaattcatTAGAAGAAAATTCATTACCTCCGGACAACACTGACGATACAACAGAACTTGTATTAACACAAGAACCAAATaagaaattgaagaaaaagAATAAGACTAAAGAGCCAAAAGAAATAATCGAAATTGCCGATAGTGACATTGAAGAAAAGCCTCTTGATGAAAAAGTCGATAGTTTAACGCAAACGAAGAAAAAGAAGTTGGAAAAATCTAACGAAAACTTAGATAAAGAGAGTAGTTCTTCTACAGCAAACCAAACCCTAAATGCCTCCGAACAAGCTGTAAATAAGcccaaaaatgttaaaagaaaagatGTAAGTGCCAAAAAAGCGTTCATCAGTGATATTAATGTTCAAATGTTAGATCTAAATGAACTTAAGAAAAAATACCAAGACTATAATATCTATCCAATCTCTTCATTTTGTGCAGAAAAATTCCGCAATATAAGTTTAAACGACTTTACGGGCTCCATACTACCGCACATCGAAGGTTACGGTCTCGATTCAGACCTGCAGCTGGatgtacaaattaataaaaacgatGAAGAACGCATAACAAATCTTTGGAAAGGTATTTTAAACAAGTACGTTCAATTAGAGAAACCGAAGAAAACCTATAAACACTATGTTAAGGAAGTAATCAATGCCcggaaaagaaaacaaaggtgtccaaaactttttattaaaacatggCAACGTAAAAATGCCTTTCAAATTGTATAG
- the LOC111688849 gene encoding PIN2/TERF1-interacting telomerase inhibitor 1 isoform X2 produces the protein MAMLAEPRQRKRYNLIPRGKALYEDDSRFGTKMLEKMGWEKGKGLGAKEDGSKDFVRIRYKNDILGLGFEHRDDQWTQHEQSFNGLLKTLNNEVVDGDVNKKQYNGNESEAEDMPRMGFGFQDSSVNEEKKPKVEKLKEKISGISLEERSKQSKARVHYKKFTKGKDLAQYSEKDLANIFGKKAADEQKAANDFYSQLSSSFGKKSEERNDEQENNNDGVNIINTGVSVNDYFKNKMDAKNNRKSCPDGGENSLNMKSETNEEQLEEEELTKKQKKKCKKEKKEKQEEEKNEQEQEKKENTDGLMIYSNVSVTDYFKMKMEAIKNKKNGLNNAEKNVEDAKTNEQEQETEVIKKKKKNKKQPKDLEIEQDNGAIIKEKKSKKRKNNQDQETQNKNEMEKETEEPKKKEKKCKKANSEDVKELLSEKDTKNEKDKTKNNKAQEHILEHIEEVDITNKKLKKRKHKNSLEENSLPPDNTDDTTELVLTQEPNKKLKKKNKTKEPKEIIEIADSDIEEKPLDEKVDSLTQTKKKKLEKSNENLDKESSSSTANQTLNASEQAVNKPKNVKRKDKNSAI, from the exons atgGCTATGTTAGCTGAACCCAGACAACGGAAACGTTACAATTTGATACCCAGAGGAAAAGCATTGTATGAAG ATGATAGCCGTTTCGGTACAAAAATGCTCGAAAAGATGGGCTGGGAAAAGGGCAAAGGTTTGGGTGCTAAAGAAGATGGCTCAAAGGATTTCGTTAGAATTCGCTATAAAAATGATATTCTTGGTTTGGGTTTTGAACATCGTGACGATCAGTGGACACAACATGAGCAAAGTTTTAATGGTTTACTAAAAACTCTTAATAATGAAGTAGTTGATGGCGATGTCAATAAGAAACAATATAATGGTAATGAATCAGAAGCTGAGGATATGCCGCGCATGGGTTTTGGCTTCCAAGATAGTAGTGTCAATGaagaaaagaaaccaaaagtTGAAAAGCTTAAAGAGAAAATAAGTGGGATTTCCTTGGAGGAAAGATCTAAACAGAGTAAAGCACGTGTACACTATAAGAAATTTACCAAAGGCAAAGATTTAGCTCAATATAGCGAAAAGGATTTGGCcaatatttttggcaaaaaagcaGCAGATGAGCAGAAAGCCGCTAATGATTTCTATAGTCAACTAAGTAGCAGTTTTGGGAAAAAGTCGGAGGAAAGAAATGATGAACAAGAGAATAACAATGATggtgtaaatataataaataccgGTGTTTCGgtaaatgattattttaaaaataaaatggatgCTAAAAACAATCGCAAAAGTTGCCCCGACGGTGgggaaaatagtttaaatatgaAATCTGAAACTAACGAAGAACAATTAGAGGAAGAAGAACTTACAAAGAAGCAgaaaaagaaatgcaaaaaggAGAAAAAGGAAAAGcaagaagaagagaaaaatgaACAAGAGCAGGAAAAGAAGGAAAACACTGATGGCCTTATGATATACAGCAATGTATCCGTAactgattattttaaaatgaaaatggaggcaataaaaaataaaaagaatggGTTGAATAATGCAGAGAAAAATGTAGAAGACGCCAAAACAAATGAACAAGAACAGGAAACGGAGGTtattaagaaaaagaagaaaaacaaaaagcaacCTAAGGATTTGGAAATTGAACAAGATAATGGTGCTATCATTAAAGAGAAGAAatcaaaaaagagaaaaaataatcaAGATCAAGaaactcaaaataaaaatgaaatggaAAAAGAAACCGAAGAACCtaagaaaaaggaaaagaaatgcaaaaaagcTAATTCTGAAGATGTTAAAGAACTTTTATCagaaaaagatacaaaaaatgaaaaggataaaacaaaaaacaacaaagcacAAGAACACATTTTGGAACATATTGAAGAAGTcgatataacaaataaaaagttaaagaagagaaaacacaaaaattcatTAGAAGAAAATTCATTACCTCCGGACAACACTGACGATACAACAGAACTTGTATTAACACAAGAACCAAATaagaaattgaagaaaaagAATAAGACTAAAGAGCCAAAAGAAATAATCGAAATTGCCGATAGTGACATTGAAGAAAAGCCTCTTGATGAAAAAGTCGATAGTTTAACGCAAACGAAGAAAAAGAAGTTGGAAAAATCTAACGAAAACTTAGATAAAGAGAGTAGTTCTTCTACAGCAAACCAAACCCTAAATGCCTCCGAACAAGCTGTAAATAAGcccaaaaatgttaaaagaaaagat AAAAATTCCGCAATATAA